Sequence from the [Clostridium] scindens genome:
CCCAGAGAGATTGAGCAGAAAGTCAAAGAAGAGTACAAGAACTCACAGGAACTCGATTGGGAACCATTCGCTTATCCTATAACCCTAGAGCCATAAAATAGCAAGATATCATTTTATTCTTGCAGCGCTTCCTTCTTATGCTATACTTAGGATAAAATCAATCATACGTAGAAAGAAGGATGTTCCATGCTCACAGAGACAGATACCACTATATTGCAAGAATCCCTCCCTTTCTGGGATCAACTTAACGGCAACCAGAAGGAACTGCTTAAGTCCGGCTCTTCCCTCATGAAATACGCTAAAAACAGCAACGTGCACAGTGACAATTCACAGTGCGTCGGCATGCTGCTGGTCAAATCCGGCTCTCTTCGGGTCTATATGCTTTCGGAGGAAGGACGCGAGATTACCCTGTACCGTATCTACAGCGGAGAAGTATGCGTCTTGTCCGCCTCCTGCGTCTTAAAGTCCATCACGTTTGATGTATACATCGATGCCGTGGAGGCAAGCGAAGTCATCCAGGTTAGCTCCGCCTCCATCTCATCCGTCATGAATCAGAATATTTATGCCGAATGCTTTGCGTATAAGATGGCAACCGAGCGGTTCTCCGATGTAATGTGGGCCATGCAGCAGATTCTCTTTATGAGTTTTGACAGGCGCCTGGCCATCTTCCTGCTGGATGAGGCCGCGGCCCTGCATTCACAAGAGATCAAGATGACTCATGAGCAGATTGCCCGTCTGATGGGAAGCGCCCGTGAGGTTGTCACCAGAATGCTCAAATACTTCTCAAGCGAAGGTTATGTAGAACTTTCCAGAGGAACCGTAAAAATCCTTGATAAAAATAAATTAAAAAATCTGGCCTGAACCCTTGACCTTAACGCCGCGTAAACAGTTACACTGGCTTTGTCAGGAACTGACCAAAGGAGGAAGTCTTATGAAACATGGCTATACGGTTACCCAGCTGGCTGACATTGCCGGCATCAGCCCCCGCACGCTGCGCTACTATGACCAGATCGGGCTCCTTGTACCCAGACGCGCTCCGGATTCGGGCTACCGCATATATGGCAAGGAAGAGGTAGACGTACTTTGGCAGATATTGTTCTACAGACGAATGGGACTGGAACTTTCCACGATTGAAGGAATAATCAAGGATCCTGCCTTCAACCCGCTGGAAGCGCTACGGGCGCATCTCGACCATTTATACAAGGAGGAGCAGAATCTAAGGCTTCTGATTGAAACTGTGAAAAAGACGATTCAAATGGAAGAAGGGAAGATACGCATGACAGACCAGGAAAAATTTGCCGCGCTGAAAAGGGAATTAATCGAAGAAAACGAAGAGAAATATGGAAAGGAACTCCGTGAAAAGTATGGTGACAAAACGATTGAAAACAGCAATCAGAACATGCTGAATCTCACAGCAAAGGAGTATTATGCCATGAAAGAATTAGAAGGAAAGATTCTCGAGGCGCTGAAAGACGCCGTAACTTCCGGCGCGTCTGCATCAGATGCCGTCGGCAGGGATATTGCCATGATGCACAAAGAGTGGCTGGCTTACACATGGCCATCCTATGACCCCAAGGCTCATCTGGGGCTGGCGGAAATGTACGTGGCGGATGAACGGTTTCAATCCTATTATGACAAAGAACTCCCGGGATGCGCCAAGTTTCTTCGGGACGCCATCTGTGCCCACATAGCATGATGGTTTAGATGACAGGCCTAATACAACGACAGGCAGGCAGCGGTACAGGCTCCCATAGAAGGATTTCCTGCCGCTGCCTGTATTATGTCCATTTTAAACAATCTGCCAATTTTATATCCGAACTCTTTATTTTAACATCTCTAATATCTCTGCTTTGGACTTTGCCCCTACTTCCCTTTTCACCGGCTTGCCGTCTTTAAATACCATAAGAGTCGGTATCGACATTACCCTGTACTCTTTGGCCAGTTCCGGCTGCTCATCCACGTTCACCTTGCAGATCTTCGCGTCTTTGACCTCTCCTGCCAACTCTTCTATAATTGGCAATACCATCTGGCATGGTCCGCACCAGGTAGCCCAGAAATCAACCAGCACCGGTTCCTTCGCCTGTAATACTTCCTCGTTAAATGTTTCCTTTGTCAAATGAGCTGCTGCCATATCTATCATCCTTTCTTTCAATGTACTCTTTCGAGTATTTGTTTGCTTTGATGATTCTATTATACCCTATTTAAAAAGAAAATCTGTGATTCAGTCACATTTTGTAAATTTTATTTATAATCCACTAAAACAGAAAAAAATGTTATATTGGTTGTAACGAATCAAGCAGTCATGCGTCTAATGGACAAGCGAGGGGAGGTGACGGAATGGAACTGGAATTTGATGAAATATATAAGCGCTTTTTCAAGGATGTATATCTGTTCGTGCTGGCTATGAGCAAGGATCCGCATATCGCGGAAGAGATTACCCAGGATACGTTCTTCAAGGCGCTAAAGGAAATCAAGCATTTCCAGGGAAACTGTTCCGTCAAGTCCTGGCTGTGCCAGATTGCCAAGAATCTATACATCTCCTATACGCGCAAGAAAAAAGCAGTCCATACGGATGGTCTTGAACAGTTTCCCGATGACTCGGATATTGAAAGCATGTGCATCCGCAAAGACGAAGCCCTATCGATTTATAAGATTCTGCACTGCCTGGAGGAACCTTATAAAGAGGTATTCATCCTTCGTGTTCTGGGAGACTTAAGCTTCCGGGAGATCGGGGAAATCTTCGGCAAGCAGGAGACCTGGGCCAGAGTTACTTATCACCGTGCCAGGCTGAAAATCAAGGAGGTAATGATATGAGCAAGACAGACTGCGATATAATTAAAGATCTGCTGCCGTTATATGAAGATAATATCTGCAGC
This genomic interval carries:
- a CDS encoding Crp/Fnr family transcriptional regulator; the protein is MLTETDTTILQESLPFWDQLNGNQKELLKSGSSLMKYAKNSNVHSDNSQCVGMLLVKSGSLRVYMLSEEGREITLYRIYSGEVCVLSASCVLKSITFDVYIDAVEASEVIQVSSASISSVMNQNIYAECFAYKMATERFSDVMWAMQQILFMSFDRRLAIFLLDEAAALHSQEIKMTHEQIARLMGSAREVVTRMLKYFSSEGYVELSRGTVKILDKNKLKNLA
- a CDS encoding MerR family transcriptional regulator yields the protein MKHGYTVTQLADIAGISPRTLRYYDQIGLLVPRRAPDSGYRIYGKEEVDVLWQILFYRRMGLELSTIEGIIKDPAFNPLEALRAHLDHLYKEEQNLRLLIETVKKTIQMEEGKIRMTDQEKFAALKRELIEENEEKYGKELREKYGDKTIENSNQNMLNLTAKEYYAMKELEGKILEALKDAVTSGASASDAVGRDIAMMHKEWLAYTWPSYDPKAHLGLAEMYVADERFQSYYDKELPGCAKFLRDAICAHIA
- the trxA gene encoding thioredoxin, encoding MESSKQTNTRKSTLKERMIDMAAAHLTKETFNEEVLQAKEPVLVDFWATWCGPCQMVLPIIEELAGEVKDAKICKVNVDEQPELAKEYRVMSIPTLMVFKDGKPVKREVGAKSKAEILEMLK
- a CDS encoding RNA polymerase sigma factor, producing the protein MELEFDEIYKRFFKDVYLFVLAMSKDPHIAEEITQDTFFKALKEIKHFQGNCSVKSWLCQIAKNLYISYTRKKKAVHTDGLEQFPDDSDIESMCIRKDEALSIYKILHCLEEPYKEVFILRVLGDLSFREIGEIFGKQETWARVTYHRARLKIKEVMI